Genomic window (Rosa chinensis cultivar Old Blush chromosome 6, RchiOBHm-V2, whole genome shotgun sequence):
aaaatatattttataaatatcttaattatccttctgatttaattaattctctaagtttattaattttttagggtcatttctgttaaaattttagattttggctaacaaaccctcttctcttaataatagtatagaagTATAGATTATGATGTTTTTGTGGTCTAAATGTAAAACATATGTTATATTTACatagttattttttttatcaatatatTTACATAGTTTAGATATACTTTTTATCTAATTAATCCGCATGTTCTTTTGGATATTTTGgtttgatcaatttttttttttcggcgaAAGGAAAACTTTGAAGTCAATGGTTTCATTGTTTTAGACGTGGTGGAAGGGACACCTCCAGTACACATGCCTGCAAAACTTTTTTCTGATGGGCCATGCAGATGCTTCTCTATAATTACTGTTTCTTCTTACGTAATCAgaattttttgtttcctttgccTTGTCATGTTGGAATGTTATGTTCCTGCCACAAAGTACTGTTGTATTATTCTGGCGGTTTGTCTTCCACTTTTGGGTTTTTAGACGTACCATCTTTAAAGTACAATCTTCTAATAGCTAGTGATTTCATGTTGTTGATTTTGAgcataaattattattattaaatttttttaataatgaaGTTTAGAACCCAATTAAGCAGGAAAACTCATTCCCAcgccccacacttaaatattaaTTGTTTTCAAAACCTTGTGGGTTTGCAGTTTAAGGGATTACTAGCTTTTGAGATTAGGATCttcacatttaataataaaatggATAGATAATTAATTGCATGACTACAATTTTGGAATTGGTGatcttctctctctgtctcttcctCCCTCCCCGCGTAAATTTTTCGCTTAATATAACCTATCTAATAATATGTTCTCTTTTTCATCAATACACAGCTGTAGATCTGATAAACAATAAAGATGTCCAAGCAATCATAGGGCCCGGAACATCAATGGAGGCAGACTTTGTTATAAATGTGGGAACCGAAGCTAAAGTGCCCATTTTAACCTTTTCTGCATCAAGTCCTTGTCTTACTTCACTAGGGAGCTCCTTCTTTTTCCGACTTACACAAAATGACTTGATCCAAGTGAAAGCCATAAGTGGTATCGTTCAGAACTTTGGATGGAGACAAGTTGTTCCCATCTACGAAGACAATTCTTACGGAGAGGGAATCATACCTTTTCTAATTGATGCCTTGCAAGAATGTGATGCTCATGTTCCCTACAGAAGTGTAGTTTCTGAATCAGCCACTGATGATCAAATTGAAAAAGAGCTTTACAAGTTAATGACGATGCAAACTAGAGTCTTCGTTGTTCATATGATGAATCTTGATCTGTGCTCTAAGTTATTTTCCAAGGCAAAAAGTATTGGAATGATGAGTACAGATTATGTTTGGATCATGACTGGTGGGATATCTAATCGTATAAACTCGATGAGTTATTCAGACCGAAATTCCATGGAAGGTGTATTAGGCATACAAACAGACATTCGAAGAACACCAAAGCTTAAGGAATTTGAAAGGCGGTGGAAAATGAAATTCCAACAAGACAATCCAAACATAACTTTGGATGTTTATGGATTTCAAGCTCATGATGCTATCTTTGCACTAGCTATGGCAGTCGAACAATTTGGAAATACAAGCATCGAATATCAAAATGCGAGCGATTCCTTAAAGGCAACAGATCTTGATGCTCTTAAGGTATCTCAGTATGGTCCAGAACTTGCTAAAGCCCTATCTCGTACTAGATTTGAAGGCATTGCTGGAGAGTTCAATGTCGTAGAAGGGGAGCTTCAGTCGACAACTTATAAGATAATTAATATAATTGGTGGTAATGTAAAGAGAATTGCATTGTGTACTCCACAGAAAGGAATGGTTTCAGCAAACACAAGCAAAGTCTTTACTAATTCCAAGTGCATTTTTGAACCCATTAAATGGCCAGGTGATTCTTTCTCTGTTCCTAAAGGATGGGAGATCCCAACTAACAGAAAGAAGTTGAGAGTAGGAGTTCCAGTCAAGGATAGTTTGACTGAGTTTGTTAAGATCACGAAAGATCCTAACACTAAAACAACGGCTGTCACAGGGTTCTGTATCGATGTCTTCAATGCTGCATTGGAATTATTACCGTATGCTCTTCCTTATGAGTTCATTCCTTATGAAAATTCTAATGGCTCGATGGCTGGGACTTACGATGATTTGGTCTATCAAGTATTTCTTGATGTAAATTCTTTATCCAAGTCAGTAGTTTCAATTTTGACTCAACTCTATGGAGTTTCaattaatttcttttgtttcattCGACAGAAATTTGATGCTGTTGTTGGAGATACAACAATTAGAGCGAACAGATCCTTGTATGTTGACTTTACAATGCCATACAGTGAATCTGATGTAGGAATGGTTGTGCCAATCAGCGacagcaaaagcaaaaatgcaTGGATTTTCATGCAGCCTTTGACATGGGGCCTTTGGTTGACAACTTTGTGTTTCTTCATCTTTATTGCTTTTGTTGTCTGGGTGTTGGAACATCGAATTAACAAAGATTTTCGGGGTCCTCCTTCACATCAAGTTGGAACAAGcttctggttttctttttcaaccATGGTTTTTTCACATAGTAATTATCTATGACCTCTCTAGCTAATTGTtgaattcataattttttttctccttcagACTTGAatattgattgatttttttgtgCATCTTTAAAATTTACTTTACAGGGGAGAAAGTGGTTAGCAACTCAGCTAGATTTGTGATTACTGTATGGGTATTTGTTATGCTCATAGTGACACAAAGCTACACAGCTAATTTATCATCACTATTAACAGTCCAACAACCCCAGCCCACTGTTACCGAGTTAAATGATCTTTTAAGGAATGGCGATAATGTCGGCTACAGCAAGAATTCTTTTGTTCGTGAGGTCTTGATTGAAAAGGGTTTTAAAAACAGGGTCAAAGAAATTAAATTGATGGAAGATGGTGACAAAGAACTCACAAAAGGTACTGCAAAGGGTGGTATTGCTGCTTTTGTTGGTGATACCCCAGCCTTGGAGTTTTTTCTTGCAAAGTACTGCTCCAAATACATCATGGTTGGACCTATCTCCAAAACTAATGGGTTTGCCTTCGTAAGAATTTTCTCTCCTCGTACTGTTTTTGTTATCGTTATGCAAGGTTTAAAAGTCCTAAAAGTGGAATCTTATAGTGTCAACACTTATGtgtaatcctttttttttttatgtgactTTGCAGGTGTTCCCTAAAGGTTCACCTCTTGTAGCTGATATGTCAAGCGCAATCCTAAATGTGACCGAAGGGAAGAAGATTATGAAGATTGAAGCCAATTGGATTAAGAAAGAAAGCAATTGTCAAGGCTCAAGTTCCAGCAATATCTCTGGCCCCAACAGTCTTGGCCTTAATAGCTTCTGGGGACTATTCCTCGTTGCTGGGATCGTTTCTGTATTCTCTCTTATCATTTTTTTCACTTCCTTCATTTACAAGCACAAGCATGTCTTGATGTCCCCTGATTCAACAGCTTCTACATGGAGAAGGATTCGTGCCATATTTGAAACTTTTGATGACAGAGATGCCAGCTATTATAGTTCTACAAGTAGTCAACATTTGAAAAAGTTCAGTGGGGTTGGCGATCATGGACCAAATGCATCGATCACTGGCTAGCAACTGGCCAGAAACTCCATTCAGCTATACAAACCATGGTTTCTGAATCTGTATTTGGAGGTCAACAAACACCATCTACTAATGGAGCATCTCCGGAACCAGTTCCAACTAATAAGCTTGCTATCACTATATAATAAATGCATGTATCAATCGAagtgaaggaaagaaaaagaaataaaattctGAACCATGAGTGGATGTTGATTAATTGCTATGTTGCTTGGCTTATGTTAATAAACGAGTTTGTGCGTGTTACATAATTCATATCATTGTCACATTTGTTCAAGTCTATATCCCAAGACAACTAGCTTCTAAGAAGAATGTTTAAGCTCTAAACTATGTATGTCACGTCCCTTATCTTAATTTTATCAGTTTACTTGTCACGCCACAAAATTTGGATGTGGAAATTGTACTTTTATTAAGTCAAattgaaataaagaaaagtttCGAAATACACTTTACttcacttgaaaaaaaaaaaacttaaatattaataaataaataaaaatgtaacGGAAGCTCCATTCTAGAACAATCTTAAACAAGAAACTTGATTTTATTCTAGGGGATGCCAACCCAACTACTAGCTGCTACCAAGTCTTCTAAGCATTCAATTCATCTTCAGTACCTGGAACCACAACAAATTACTAATGAGATATAAACTCAGTAAATAACTATAACACACCACGTATAACAAATAGGAAGGCATTCCATACTTATATACAATATAGTAAAACGCATGGTACATGGAGTGCactcaaaacaaatcaaactgaaCTTTCTAGGTCCCTCTAGACATAACATACCAATGAGACCCAAACTTATCAGAGGTGGGAGACAAACGTCACCCGTCAGCGACGAACCCACTATGTGGGCCATATAACAGACAATGCAGAACTTGCAAAGATAAAACAGTGCATAATTTGCACTTACAGAACAGATTTCTCCCCAAACAGCCTATTGGTATTGATATGCCAAGAGAGTACCTAGTAGAAATCtctttcaaaacttatcaaatTTTGCATGATGTATACGTACTAGTAGAAGCCAAAGCATtcacaacagaaacaaaaatggTGCACTCAAAATCATAAGCATTATATTTTATAGTAACGTATCatcaataatatatttatcatGGTTCCAGAGCAAACAAAAGTTACTT
Coding sequences:
- the LOC112171150 gene encoding glutamate receptor 2.8, translating into MEADFVINVGTEAKVPILTFSASSPCLTSLGSSFFFRLTQNDLIQVKAISGIVQNFGWRQVVPIYEDNSYGEGIIPFLIDALQECDAHVPYRSVVSESATDDQIEKELYKLMTMQTRVFVVHMMNLDLCSKLFSKAKSIGMMSTDYVWIMTGGISNRINSMSYSDRNSMEGVLGIQTDIRRTPKLKEFERRWKMKFQQDNPNITLDVYGFQAHDAIFALAMAVEQFGNTSIEYQNASDSLKATDLDALKVSQYGPELAKALSRTRFEGIAGEFNVVEGELQSTTYKIINIIGGNVKRIALCTPQKGMVSANTSKVFTNSKCIFEPIKWPGDSFSVPKGWEIPTNRKKLRVGVPVKDSLTEFVKITKDPNTKTTAVTGFCIDVFNAALELLPYALPYEFIPYENSNGSMAGTYDDLVYQKFDAVVGDTTIRANRSLYVDFTMPYSESDVGMVVPISDSKSKNAWIFMQPLTWGLWLTTLWEKVVSNSARFVITVWVFVMLIVTQSYTANLSSLLTVQQPQPTVTELNDLLRNGDNVGYSKNSFVREVLIEKGFKNRVKEIKLMEDGDKELTKGTAKGGIAAFVGDTPALEFFLAKYCSKYIMVGPISKTNGFAFVFPKGSPLVADMSSAILNVTEGKKIMKIEANWIKKESNCQGSSSSNISGPNSLGLNSFWGLFLVAGIVSVFSLIIFFTSFIYKHKHVLMSPDSTASTWRRIRAIFETFDDRDASYYSSTSSQHLKKFSGGAALSRGCLVASPIFGTRVVGVNVPDQGNRRLLTCPRIPEGRNLIVTPCGGRHQNEALPQESSLAEILPLIVSSKQCRRDLLGSSPVSGVALIGDCRACKMKREKSASGD